One Apostichopus japonicus isolate 1M-3 chromosome 7, ASM3797524v1, whole genome shotgun sequence genomic region harbors:
- the LOC139969460 gene encoding fibroblast growth factor receptor 3-like produces MLPLILSGTIFFIAILTALCCLVRRHCNTKRETERRSLDMGTQMTNSKTLQDTTIFDGSVTVDLDVTTDASPTLVRKRQSIMANYKFPIYSEPCVDVGCLFEYRRGNFRTKDRKEHTCFAKSLREICSIEDARNFQRVARSIKSLRIHPHIVECLFISITEFPYTIYYEYLENGSLQNFILARYSEVEEKFSRFATKAEQQFEELLGFSYDIVKGMEFLVSQKFCHPVLCLRKVLLTGDGLCKLYDIRPIDMAIPKVEEELRKKYPPLAWLSPETLFLKEYTSACDVWSYAVLLWEIFSLGKVPHAGLDKIQLEENIRQSNVLNQPSCCPGSIYNMMLTCWSMSAAQRLTFGDIASQLVGTLSDIQKMNEVKEECRQIPTYHVMEMDGYV; encoded by the exons ATGCTCCCATTAATACTCAGTGGAACAATATTCTTCATTGCGATCTTAACTGCATTGTGCTGTTTAGTCCGAAGACACT GTAACACAAAGAGAGAAACTGAAAG GCGGAGTCTTGACATGGGAACACAAATGACCAATTCGAAGACTTTGCAAGATACAACTATTTTTGATG GTTCTGTCACAGTTGACCTTGACGTTACTACGGACGCATCACCAACTCTTGTTCGAAAGAGACAAAGCATCATGGCAAACTACAAATTTCCTATTTACTCTGAACCGTGCGTTGATGTTGGCTGTTTGTTTGAATATCGTCGAGGTAACTTTCGAACCAAAGACAGGAAAGAACATACTTGTTTTGCCAAAAGCCTACGGG AGATATGTAGCATAGAGGATGCTCGAAATTTCCAACGCGTTGCAAGAAGTATTAAAAGCCTTCGGATTCATCCTCATATAGTggaatgtttattcatttcgATTACTGAGT TTccatatacaatatattacgAATATCTGGAAAATGGCTCCCTGCAAAATTTCATTCTGGCTCGGTACTCTGAGGTGGAAGAGAAGTTTTCGAGATTTGCAACGAAAGCTGAACAACAATTCGAAGAACTTCTTGGATTCTCGTATGATATTGTGAAAGGAATGGAATTCCTTGTGTCGCAAAAG TTTTGTCATCCAGTGCTATGCTTGAGAAAAGTCCTTCTGACCGGAGACGGGCTCTGCAAACTATACGACATCCGACCGATAGATATGGCGATACCAAAAGTAGAAGAAGAACTAAGAAAG AAATATCCACCGCTAGCTTGGTTATCACCGGAAACGCTCTTTTTGAAAGAATATACATCTGCTTGTGACGTTTGGAGTTATGCTGTGTTACTGTGGGAAATTTTCTCATTAG GTAAAGTTCCGCATGCCGGACTTGATAAAATACAGTTAGAAGAGAACATTCGACAATCAAATGTATTAAATCAACCCTCATGTTGCCCTGGATCTAT CTACAACATGATGTTGACTTGTTGGAGTATGTCGGCGGCACAGCGATTGACTTTTGGAGACATTGCTTCTCAACTTGTTGGGACTTTAAGTGACATTCAAAAGATG AATGAAGTCAAAGAAGAATGTCGCCAAATACCCACATACCACGTAATGGAAATGGATGGTTATGTGTAA